The Symphalangus syndactylus isolate Jambi chromosome 11, NHGRI_mSymSyn1-v2.1_pri, whole genome shotgun sequence genome contains a region encoding:
- the LOC129493399 gene encoding putative protein FAM90A26 — protein sequence MLARRDPKTGANRLGRAQTLQKQRRAPVAPRAPPPDEEDPRLKCKDCGAFGHTARSTRCPMKCWKAALVPQTFGKREGKENLKPWKPPVEANPGPLNKDKGEKEERPRQQDPQRKALLRIFSVKPPEKPLPNRRGSTESCDDLRVASRPMPLHTTSKRPRVDPVLTDGSATEMSDRGSVLASLSPFRKASVSYPSSLGPKERQTGAAAPIPQPAVRHQGPGPLLVVKPTHSSPEGGCREVPQAASQTHGLLQAISPQAQDRRPALTSQPCPPAATRSLGLGSNLSFRPGAKRPAQAPLQACLNFPKIPRLGPFQIPEDAIQGGELGAPDTLQPPPAATELGPSTSPQMGRRTPAQVPSIDRQPPHSRPCLPTAQACTVSRHPAASHDGAQPLRVLFRRLDNGWWSSSLLTAPSFHSPEKPGAFLAQSPHVSEKSQGPGVRVPASVLYEDLQVSSSSEDSDSDLE from the exons atgttggcccgtcgtgaccccaaaactggcgccaacagactcgggagagcccagaccctccagaagcagcggagggccccagttgcgccaagggctcccccgcccgatgaagaagatcccagg ctcaagtgcaaagactgcggggcctttggccacacggccagaagtaccaggtgccccatgaagtgctggaaggcagccctggttccacagaccttcgggaagagggaagggaaggaaaacctgaaaccgtggaagcccccggtggaggcgaacccggggcccttgaacaaggataaaggagagaaggaagagagaccaag gcagcaagacccgcagaggaaggctctcctccggatattttccgtgaaacctccagagaagccgctgccaaatcgaagaggatccacggaatcttgtgatgatctgagg gttgcaagcaggccaatgccgctccacacaaccagtaagaggccacgcgtggaccctgtcctcactgatggctcagctaccgaaatgtctgacaggggctccgtcttggcttcactgtctcccttcagaaaagccagtgtgagctaccCCTCTAGTCTTGGACCAAAGgaacgacagacaggggctgcggcccccatccctcagcctgcagtcaggcaccagggcccggggcctctcctcgtggtgaagccgacacacagcagcccggagggtggctgccgagaagttccccaggctgcctcgcaaacccacggcctgctccaggccatcagcccccaggcacaagacagacgtcccgcgctgacctcacagccctgcccaccagccgccacacgcagcttgggcctaggctccaatctcagcttcaggccaggagccaagagacctgcccaggctccgcttcaggcttgcctgaacttccccaagataccgagactgggtcccttccagatccccgaagacgccatccagggaggtgagctcggggccccggacactctccaacctccgccggccgcaaccgaacttggaccgagtacgtcgccccagatgggcaggaggacacccgcccaggtgcccagcatcgaccggcagcctccgcacagcagaccttgcctgcctactgcccaggcctgcaccgtgtcccgtcacccggCGGCCAGCCAtgacggggcccagcctctcagagtgctcttccggagactggacaatggatggtggagctccagcctcctgacagctccctcatttcactctcctgagaagccgggagccttcctcgctcagagccctcatgtctcagagaagtctcagggtcccggtgttcgtgtcccagcgagtgtcctctatgaggaccttcaggtttcctcctcctcagaggacagcgattctgacctggagtga
- the LOC129493419 gene encoding putative protein FAM90A26 yields MLARRDPKTGANRLGRAQTLQKQRRAPVAPRAPPPDEEDPRLKCKDCGAFGHTARSTRCPMKCWKAALVPQTFGKREGKENLKPWKPPVEANPGPLNKDKGEKEERPRQQDPQRKALLRIFSVKPPEKPLPNRRGSTESCDDLRVASRPMPLHTTSKRPRVDPVLTDGSATEMSDRGSVLASLSPFRKASVSYPSSLGPKERQTGAAAPIPQPAVRHQGPGPLLVVKPTHSSPEGGCREVPQAASQTHGLLQAISPQAQDRRPALTSQPCPPAATRSLGLGSNLSFRPGAKRPAQAPLQACLNFPKIPRLGPFQIPEDAIQGGELGAPDTLQPPPAATELGPSTSPQMGRRTPAQVPSIDRQPPHSRPCLPTAQACTVSRHPAASHDGAQPLRVLFRRLDNGWWSSSLLTAPSFHSPEKPGAFLAQSPHVSEKSQGPGVRVPASVLYEDLQVSSSSEDSDSDLE; encoded by the exons aacagactcgggagagcccagaccctccagaagcagcggagggccccagttgcgccaagggctcccccgcccgatgaagaagatcccagg ctcaagtgcaaagactgcggggcctttggccacacggccagaagtaccaggtgccccatgaagtgctggaaggcagccctggttccacagaccttcgggaagagggaagggaaggaaaacctgaaaccgtggaagcccccggtggaggcgaacccggggcccttgaacaaggataaaggagagaaggaagagagaccaag gcagcaagacccgcagaggaaggctctcctccggatattttccgtgaaacctccagagaagccgctgccaaatcgaagaggatccacggaatcttgtgatgatctgagg gttgcaagcaggccaatgccgctccacacaaccagtaagaggccacgcgtggaccctgtcctcactgatggctcagctaccgaaatgtctgacaggggctccgtcttggcttcactgtctcccttcagaaaagccagtgtgagctaccCCTCTAGTCTTGGACCAAAGgaacgacagacaggggctgcggcccccatccctcagcctgcagtcaggcaccagggcccggggcctctcctcgtggtgaagccgacacacagcagcccggagggtggctgccgagaagttccccaggctgcctcgcaaacccacggcctgctccaggccatcagcccccaggcacaagacagacgtcccgcgctgacctcacagccctgcccaccagccgccacacgcagcttgggcctaggctccaatctcagcttcaggccaggagccaagagacctgcccaggctccgcttcaggcttgcctgaacttccccaagataccgagactgggtcccttccagatccccgaagacgccatccagggaggtgagctcggggccccggacactctccaacctccgccggccgcaaccgaacttggaccgagtacgtcgccccagatgggcaggaggacacccgcccaggtgcccagcatcgaccggcagcctccgcacagcagaccttgcctgcctactgcccaggcctgcaccgtgtcccgtcacccggCGGCCAGCCAtgacggggcccagcctctcagagtgctcttccggagactggacaatggatggtggagctccagcctcctgacagctccctcatttcactctcctgagaagccgggagccttcctcgctcagagccctcatgtctcagagaagtctcagggtcccggtgttcgtgtcccagcgagtgtcctctatgaggaccttcaggtttcctcctcctcagaggacagcgattctgacctggagtga